The Oreochromis niloticus isolate F11D_XX linkage group LG13, O_niloticus_UMD_NMBU, whole genome shotgun sequence genome has a window encoding:
- the gnrh3 gene encoding gonadotropin-releasing hormone 3, with protein sequence MEAGSRVIMQVLLLALVVQVTLSQHWSYGWLPGGKRSVGELEATIRMMGTGEVVSLPDEANAQTQERLRPYNIINDDSSHFDRKKKVP encoded by the exons ATGGAAGCAGGCAGCAGAGTTATAATGCAGGTGTTGTTGCTGGCGTTGGTGGTTCAGGTCACCCTGTCCCAGCACTGGTCCTATGGATGGCTACCAGGTGGAAAGAGAAGTGTGGGAGAGCTTGAGGCAACCATTAGG ATGATGGGCACAGGAGAGGTGGTGTCTCTTCCCGATGAGGCAAATGCCCAAACCCAAGAGAGACTTAGACCATACAATATA ATTAATGATGATTCCAGTCACTTTGACCGAAAAAAAAAGGTTCCCTAA